One region of Candidatus Zixiibacteriota bacterium genomic DNA includes:
- a CDS encoding cytochrome c, translating into MNVHDRKLLLLLALLAALVAGCGRGRPSENSPLAIDRGMTNQPKYKLYAESRFYSDGSAMRLPVPGTVARGHLNDDIIYFTGKDDKGNFVKNMPVSITRALLKRGQERYDIYCSPCHSRLGDGKGIMITRGYLPPPTFHDERMRQLPDGHIFDVISHGIRNMPSYGHQVPVADRWAIVGYMRALQKSQNARLEDIPAELRQGIR; encoded by the coding sequence ATGAACGTCCACGACAGAAAGCTACTGCTGCTGCTGGCACTCTTGGCGGCTCTTGTCGCCGGTTGCGGACGGGGGAGACCTTCGGAAAATTCCCCCCTCGCTATTGACCGGGGGATGACAAATCAGCCCAAGTACAAGCTCTATGCGGAAAGCCGATTCTATTCTGACGGCAGCGCTATGCGTCTGCCGGTCCCCGGAACGGTAGCGCGCGGGCATCTTAATGATGACATCATCTATTTCACCGGCAAGGATGATAAAGGCAATTTTGTTAAGAATATGCCGGTCTCCATTACTCGCGCCCTTTTGAAACGGGGTCAGGAACGATATGATATCTATTGCAGCCCCTGTCACAGCCGTCTTGGCGACGGTAAAGGAATCATGATAACGCGCGGCTACCTGCCGCCTCCAACTTTTCATGACGAGCGCATGCGGCAGTTGCCGGACGGCCATATTTTTGACGTCATCTCGCACGGAATCCGCAATATGCCCTCCTATGGACATCAGGTTCCGGTCGCCGACCGCTGGGCGATTGTGGGATATATGCGTGCCCTGCAGAAAAGCCAGAACGCCAGGCTTGAGGATATCCCGGCCGAGTTGCGGCAGGGGATTAGGTGA